One region of Synechococcales cyanobacterium CNB genomic DNA includes:
- a CDS encoding serine/threonine protein kinase yields the protein MAEDTSSVPVKKKGDVVEGYRVLSEIGRGAASVIYLVQDPKTKQIVALKHVEKQTDKDQRFLDQAEMEYKVARQLDHPGIRKIERLIKKGSFLAVKELYLVMEFVDGVSLDRHPPHTFEEACAIFEQAAAAMAHMHGRGFVHADMKPNNIVVSEGGVVKIIDLGQSCSSGTIKPRIQGTPDYIAPEQVHRRAITPKTDIYNLGATMYWVLTRQHIPTALAKGDSLVGSLDDNLVAKPKPAIELNPRIHPKLNDLIMQCVEIDPEKRPESMKEVQDRLNLVRGILHAATAMAAQAIDDEED from the coding sequence ATGGCAGAGGACACCTCATCTGTGCCGGTGAAGAAGAAGGGCGACGTCGTCGAGGGCTACCGCGTGCTGTCCGAGATCGGACGCGGGGCTGCGTCCGTCATCTACCTCGTCCAGGACCCCAAGACCAAGCAGATCGTCGCGCTCAAGCACGTTGAGAAGCAGACGGACAAGGACCAACGGTTCCTCGACCAGGCCGAGATGGAGTACAAGGTCGCCCGCCAGCTGGACCACCCCGGCATCCGCAAGATCGAACGGCTGATCAAGAAGGGGTCGTTCCTTGCGGTCAAGGAGTTGTACCTCGTCATGGAGTTCGTGGACGGGGTGAGCCTCGACCGCCACCCGCCCCACACCTTCGAGGAGGCGTGCGCCATCTTCGAGCAGGCCGCGGCGGCGATGGCCCACATGCACGGGCGCGGGTTCGTCCACGCGGACATGAAGCCAAACAACATCGTGGTGTCCGAGGGCGGCGTGGTGAAGATCATCGACCTCGGGCAGTCCTGCTCGTCGGGGACGATCAAGCCGCGGATCCAGGGCACGCCCGACTACATCGCCCCGGAGCAGGTGCATCGGCGCGCGATCACGCCCAAGACGGACATCTACAACCTCGGCGCGACGATGTACTGGGTGCTGACGAGGCAGCACATCCCGACCGCTCTGGCCAAGGGGGACTCACTCGTCGGTTCACTGGATGACAACCTGGTGGCGAAGCCGAAGCCCGCGATCGAACTGAACCCGCGCATCCACCCGAAACTGAACGACCTGATCATGCAGTGCGTCGAGATCGACCCCGAGAAGCGCCCGGAGTCGATGAAGGAGGTCCAGGACCGGCTGAACCTGGTCCGGGGCATCCTGCACGCGGCGACCGCGATGGCCGCGCAGGCGATCGACGACGAGGAGGACTAG
- a CDS encoding N-acetylmuramoyl-L-alanine amidase produces MKAERSTTRMSRRSKTVWLSLLAAMTGVSGALLALDGGPAPRFDGMTLPALAAATGPASMEVILAPRQPLDRARWQAIVIEQSGSPFGTAASIDQEHKARNLRGLGYHFVIGNGNGLSDGEIHVGYRWLEQQPGAHTGGPNADWYNQHAIGICLVGNGDRRSFSDAQMSRLVELVSVLARDLGIPPERIVFASDVSPSGGPGRLFPAAAFREQVDARR; encoded by the coding sequence ATGAAGGCCGAACGCAGCACGACCCGCATGAGCCGCCGCTCGAAGACGGTGTGGCTGTCGCTGCTCGCCGCGATGACCGGCGTCAGCGGTGCGCTGCTCGCGCTGGACGGCGGCCCGGCTCCGCGGTTTGATGGCATGACGCTCCCCGCCCTCGCTGCCGCGACCGGCCCCGCCTCGATGGAGGTCATCCTCGCGCCCCGGCAGCCGCTGGACAGGGCACGCTGGCAGGCCATCGTCATCGAGCAATCCGGCTCGCCCTTCGGCACCGCGGCTTCGATCGACCAGGAGCACAAGGCCCGGAATCTCCGCGGCCTCGGGTACCACTTCGTCATCGGCAACGGCAACGGCCTCTCCGACGGCGAGATCCACGTCGGCTACCGCTGGCTCGAACAACAGCCCGGCGCACACACCGGCGGCCCGAACGCCGACTGGTACAACCAGCACGCCATCGGCATCTGCCTCGTCGGCAACGGCGACAGGCGATCCTTTTCCGACGCCCAGATGTCGCGGCTGGTCGAACTCGTCAGCGTGCTGGCCCGGGACCTGGGCATCCCGCCGGAGCGGATCGTCTTCGCGTCGGATGTTTCGCCCTCGGGCGGGCCGGGTCGTCTCTTCCCCGCAGCGGCCTTCCGCGAGCAGGTAGACGCCCGTCGCTGA